In one Oryza glaberrima chromosome 2, OglaRS2, whole genome shotgun sequence genomic region, the following are encoded:
- the LOC127763354 gene encoding ATP-dependent helicase BRM isoform X2, with protein MQPGEAPPSSGGSPATSPRPPPAVAQGQQQLGFRNQAMMHHHDQQQQQQQGYPSGAPHGMMGGGGSSSFPPSSGPMPPFQGQRNMPLPGGPQGLAGGQQHNPTAMQQAYLQYMMQQQQQKAHGMLLQQQQQAKMNMAGPSTRDQDVAANTAKMQELMSLQAQAQAQMFKRQQSEHLQQAEKQAEQGQPSNSEQRSGDMRPPSMPPQGVPGQQLSSAGMVRPMQPMQGQAGMSNAGANPMAMAQLQAIQAWAKEHNVDLSNPANVTLISQILPMLQSNRMAAMQKQNEVGMASQQQSVPSQMNNDAPGHSNFPSQGAPSKPRQPLPPSTSVSGGAEPKMMNMSNMQMQQQLAAHNRDSSNDRAVRPAMSMGNGGQMMHMPQSSGHANKIPEQPNPKNANSEAMQMQYARQLQQANRATAPSANSGETGGSQAPNQAARPPMGFTKHQLHVLKAQILAFRRLKRGDKKLPPEVLDLIMSEPPPDSQAQQVSGPPVTNRERSATSSADEHGRPVESGGIAPERSSLLKAPCLPKVEVSAPEDKTIPASGPMQVMKASPKEPLRIGPVSMPEQTNTTLIKSEQDPERGIQRTPGRSDYNGERGKSLPAESGSADAEQAKRAASSSSVPTPNRDVSRKYHGPLFDFPSFTRKHDSMVSANYNSNLALGYDVKDLLAQEGMIVLGKKREDNLKKISGLLAINLERKRIQPDLVLRLQIEEKKLKLLEFQARMRDEVEQEQQEIMAMPDRVYRKFVRQCERQRVELTRQVQQMQKASREKQLKSIFQWRKKLLEAHWAIRDARITRNRGVAKYHERMLREFSKKKDDDRNKRMEALKNNDVERYRQILLEQQTSVPGDAAQRYNVLSSFLTQTEEYLYKLGGKITAAKNHQQVEEAANAAAAAARAQGLSEEEVKAAAQCAGQEVMIRNTFSEMNAPRENTSVNKYYTLAHAVNERVTRQPSLLRAGTLRDYQLVGLQWMLSLYNNKLNGILADEMGLGKTVQVMSLIAYLMEFKGNYGPHLIIVPNAVLVNWKSELLNWLPSASCIFYVGAKDQRQKLFSQAILAVKFNVLVTTYEFVMYDRSKLSRIDWKYIIIDEAQRMKDRESVLARDLDRYRCQRRLLLTGTPLQNDLKELWSLLNLLLPEVFDNRKAFQDWFSKPFQRDVPTHSEEEDDWLETEKKVIIIHRLHQILEPFMLRRRVEDVEGSLPRKESIVLRCRMSGIQGAIYDWIKSTGTIRVDPEDEKARIQRNAMYQAKTYKNLNNKCMELRKVCNHPLLSYPFMNYYGKDFIIRSCGKLWNLDRILIKLHRSGHRVLLFSTMTKLLDILEEYLQWRQLVYRRIDGTTSLEDRESAIVDFNRPNSDCFIFLLSIRAAGRGLNLQSADTVVIYDPDPNPQNEEQAVARAHRIGQTRDVKVIYMEAVVDNISSYQKEDELRNGGSGDLEDDLAGKDRYMGSIESLIRNNIQQYKIDMADEVINAGRFDQRTTHEERRMTLETLLHDEERYQETVHDVPSLQQVNRMIARTEEEVELFDQMDEEFDWTGDMMKHNQAPKWLRVSSTELDAVVASLSKKPLRNMAAGGISLDTNEKLEKRRGRPKGSGKYSIYREIDDDDFEESDDDSEERNTSSLPEEGEIGEFEDEEDNDDSVPDNKDQSEEEEPINDEGYDFSHGMGRRKAHRSEEAGSTGSSSGGRRLPPPAPSSSSKKLRSLSALDSRPGALSKRTADDLEEGEIALSGDSHLDLQQSGSWNHERDDGEDEQVVQPKIKRKRSIRIRPRPNAEKLDDRSGDGTVPQRGVHLAFQGDGDYDSQFKSEQAFADPASRQQDTVHRTVKQKRNMPSRKAPPATKAGKMTQLSGSGEGSAEHSKENWSNKVIESAGPNSSGTKMSDSMQRKCKNVINKLWRRIDKEGHQIIPNISSWWHRNENSSFKGLASSTLDLQKIEQRVDGFEYGGVNEFIADMQQMLKSVVQHFSYRHEVRVEAETLHNLFFNIMKIAFPDSDFREAKGAMSFSNPGGGASGSAAQSTKQSASGQKRRSSTSEAEQHGSSTSRHNQHAPVGEVSGRAHTSKSEKDSRHSGPGSREQFTDSAGLFRHPTDMFIVKKKRDRRPSLGSPSSSGRTGPLSPTNAGRMGPAPSPRGARTPFQRDPHPSQQSMHSAGWGAHSVQQSDRGGSSSPGIGDIQWAKPTKRSRTDSGKRRPSHM; from the exons ATGCAGCCCGGCGAGGCACCCCCCTCCTCCgggggctcgccggcgacgtcgccgcggccgccgccggcggtggcgcagggGCAGCAGCAGCTAGGGTTTAGGAATCAG GCAATGATGCATCACCatgatcagcagcagcagcagcagcaagggtacCCATCGGGCGCGCCGCATGGTATGATGGGAGGTGGTGGCAGCAGTAGTTTCCCTCCGTCCTCAGGCCCAATGCCCCCGTTCCAGGGCCAGAGGAACATGCCGCTACCCGGTGGACCACAGGGTCTGGCTGGAGGCCAGCAGCATAACCCGACGGCGATGCAGCAAGCATACCTGCAGTAcatgatgcagcagcagcagcagaaggccCATGGGATGCTCctccagcagcaacagcaggccAAGATGAATATGGCAGGGCCATCTACAAGGGACCAGGATGTGGCTGCCAACACTGCAAAAATGCAGGAGCTTATGTCCCTTCAGGCTCAGGCCCAGGCCCAGATGTTCAAGAGACAACAATCTGAGCATCTTCAACAGGCAGAGAAGCAGGCGGAGCAAGGGCAGCCGAGCAATAGCGAGCAAAGGAGTGGTGATATGAGGCCACCTTCGATGCCACCACAAGGGGTCCCTGGGCAGCAGTTGTCATCGGCGGGTATGGTGAGGCCGATGCAGCCAATGCAAGGGCAAGCTGGCATGAGCAATGCTGGAGCTAACCCGATGGCAATGGCCCAACTTCAAGCTATCCAGGCCTGGGCCAAAGAGCACAATGTTGACCTGTCCAATCCTGCAAATGTGACTCTCATTTCTCAAATCCTACCAATGTTGCAGTCAAACAGAATGGCTGCCATGCAGAAGCAGAATGAGGTAGGCATGGCGTCACAGCAGCAGTCTGTACCCTCACAGATGAACAATGATGCACCAGGACATAGTAATTTTCCTAGTCAGGGTGCCCCATCGAAGCCCCGACAGCCTCTTCCACCAAGCACCTCTGTTTCTGGTGGGGCAGAGCCTAAGATGATGAATATGAGCAACATGCAGATGCAACAACAGTTAGCAGCTCATAACAGAGATAGCTCGAATGACAGGGCTGTGAGGCCAGCCATGTCAATGGGCAATGGTGGACAAATGATGCATATGCCCCAAAGTTCTGGACATGCAAACAAGATTCCTGAGCAGCCCAATCCAAAAAATGCAAATTCCGAAGCAATGCAGATGCAATATGCAAGACAGTTGCAGCAGGCTAACCGAGCTACTGCCCCTTCAGCAAATTCTGGTGAAACAGGAGGATCACAGGCCCCAAATCAAGCTGCCCGACCACCTATGGGTTTCACCAAACATCAGCTTCATGTACTTAAAGCTCAGATATTAGCTTTTCGGCGTCTGAAG CGTGGTGATAAGAAGCTACCACCAGAAGTTCTTGATTTAATCATGTCTGAACCACCACCTGATTCACAAGCGCAGCAGGTTTCTGGACCTCCAGTAACAAACCGTGAAAGATCTGCTACAAGCAGCGCTGATGAACATGGAAGACCTGTGGAGAGTGGTGGTATAGCTCCTGAAAGATCTTCCCTGTTGAAGGCGCCCTGTTTACCAAAGGTGGAGGTTTCTGCTCCAGAAGACAAAACTATTCCTGCTAGTGGTCCCATGCAAGTGATGAAAGCTTCACCCAAGGAACCTCTTAGAATTGGACCAGTTTCAATGCCTGAACAAACCAACACCACCCTGATTAAATCTGAGCAGGATCCAGAAAGGGGTATCCAGAGAACACCTGGGAGAAGTGATTACAATGGTGAAAGGGGGAAATCTTTGCCAGCAGAAAGTGGTTCAGCAGACGCTGAGCAGGCAAAAAGAGCTGCCTCATCAAGTAGCGTGCCTACTCCCAACAGAGATGTTTCAAGAAAATACCATGGGCCACTATTTGACTTTCCATCCTTTACCAGGAAACATGATTCCATGGTGTCTGCAAATTACAACAGTAATCTAGCACTCGGTTATGACGTGAAGGATTTGTTAGCTCAGGAAGGCATGATAGTTCTTGGCAAGAAACGGGAGGATAATTTAAAAAAGATCAGTGGCTTGCTTGCTATTAATCTAGAGAGGAAAAGGATCCAACCAGATCTTGTTTTAAGGCTGCAGATTGAAGAAAAGAAGCTGAAACTCCTTGAATTTCAGGCTCGTATGAGGGATGAAGTTGAACAGGAGCAACAAGAAATAATGGCAATGCCTGATAGGGTGTACAGAAAGTTTGTCAGACAATGTGAACGCCAGCGTGTTGAGCTTACAAGGCAAGTTCAGCAGATGCAGAAAGCCTCAAGAGAAAAGCAGCTCAAATCCATTTTCCAGTGGCGCAAGAAGCTTTTGGAGGCACACTGGGCCATTCGTGATGCACGGATTACTCGTAACCGAGGGGTAGCCAAGTACCATGAAAGGATGCTGAGGGAATTCTCAAAGAAAAAGGATGATGATCGAAACAAAAGAATGGAGGCACTGAAAAACAATGACGTGGAAAGATATCGTCAAATATTATTGGAACAACAAACCAGTGTTCCTGGCGATGCAGCTCAAAGATACAATGTTCTATCTTCTTTCTTGACCCAGACTGAGGAGTATCTCTATAAACTTGGAGGGAAAATAACTGCTGCCAAGAATCATCAGCAAGTTGAAGAGGCGgcaaatgctgctgctgctgctgcccgagCACAG GGTCTTTCTGAAGAAGAAGTGAAGGCTGCTGCACAATGTGCTGGTCAGGAGGTTATGATAAGGAACACATTCTCTGAAATGAATGCGCCCAGGGAAAACACATCTGTTAATAA GTACTACACATTGGCTCATGCTGTGAATGAGAGAGTTACAAGGCAGCCCTCACTGCTGCGAGCAGGAACGTTAAGGGACTACCAGCTG GTGGGCCTTCAATGGATGCTTTCCTTGTACAATAATAAGTTGAATGGTATTTTGGCTGATGAGATGGGTCTTGGCAAGACCGTACAG GTTATGTCTCTGATTGCATACTTGATGGAATTTAAAGGGAATTATGGACCACATCTCATAATTGTACCGAATGCTGTCTTGGTCAACTGGAAG AGTGAATTGCTGAACTGGTTGCCATCTGCATCTTGCATCTTTTATGTTGGTGCAAAGGATCAACGTCAAAAATTATTCTCTCAGGCAA TTCTGGCTGTGAAATTCAATGTTCTTGTAACAACATATGAATTTGTTATGTATGACCGTTCCAAGCTTTCAAGAATTGATTGGAAGTACATTATTATTGATGAGGCCCAACGGATGAAGGACAGAGAGTCAGTCTTGGCGCGAGATCTTGATCGTTATCGTTGCCAACGGCGTTTGCTTCTCACTGGCACTCCTCTACAG AATGATCTTAAGGAGCTTTGGTCCCTCCTAAATTTGTTGCTACCAGAAGTATTTGACAACCGTAAGGCATTTCAAGATTGGTTCTCAAAACCTTTTCAGAGAGATGTTCCTACACAtagtgaagaagaagatgattgGCTGGAAACTGAGAAAAAAGTAATTATTATTCATAGGCTGCATCAAATTTTGGAACCTTTTATGCTACGAAGGCGTGTTGAAGATGTTGAAGGCTCACTTCCAAGAAAG GAGTCAATTGTTTTGAGGTGCAGAATGTCTGGTATTCAAGGTGCTATATATGATTGGATAAAATCCACTGGCACTATCAGGGTTGATCCTGAAGATGAGAAAGCACGTATTCAGAGGAATGCAATGTACCAGGCTAAGACATATAAGAATCTCAATAACAAATGCATGGAGCTGAGGAAAGTTTGCAACCATCCATTGCTGTCATATCCTTTTATGAATTACTATGGAAAAGATTTTATAATCAGATCTTGTGGGAAGTTGTGGAATCTTGATAGGATTTTAATTAAGCTTCATAGGTCAGGTCACCGTGTACTCCTTTTCAGCACTATGACAAAACTTCTTGACATCCTGGAAGAATATTTGCAATGGAGGCAACTTGTTTACAGAAGAATTGATGGAACAACTAGCTTGGAAGATCGTGAATCAGCAATTGTTGACTTCAACAGGCCTAATTCTGATTGTTTTATATTCTTGCTTAGTATTCGGGCTGCTGGCAGGGGTCTGAATCTTCAGAGTGCAGACACTGTTGTAATTTATGACCCTGATCCGAATCCACAAAATGAAGAGCAAGCAGTTGCTAGGGCCCATCGTATAGGGCAGACTAGGGATGTAAAAGTTATTTACATGGAGGCTGTTGTTGATAACATCTCAAGTTATCAGAAAGAGGATGAGTTGAGGAATGGGGGAAGTGGAGATCTGGAGGATGATCTTGCGGGAAAGGACAGGTACATGGGTTCAATAGAAAGTCTCATCCGCAACAATATCCAACAGTACAAAATTGACATGGCAGATGAAGTCATTAATGCTGGTCGATTTGATCAAAGAACAACCCATGAGGAAAGGCGGATGACTTTGGAAACACTCCTGCATGATGAAGAGAGATATCAAGAAACTGTTCATGACGTTCCTTCACTACAGCAAGTTAACCGCATGATTGCTCGGACTGAAGAAGAAGTTGAGCTATTTGATCAGATGGATGAAGAATTTGATTGGACAGGAGATATGATGAAACACAATCAAGCTCCCAAGTGGCTCCGTGTTAGCTCCACGGAGCTTGATGCTGTTGTTGCGAGTTTATCCAAAAAGCCCTTGAGAAATATGGCGGCTGGGGGAATTTCTCTTGACACTAATGAAAAACTTGAGAAACGAAGGGGGCGACCTAAGGGGTCTGGGAAGTACTCCATCTACAGGGAGATTGATGATGACGATTTTGAGGAATCTGATGATGATTCTGAAGAGAGGAATACCTCATCTCTGCCTGAAGAAGGGGAAATAGGAGAATTTGAAGATGAAGAGGACAATGATGATTCAGTGCCTGATAATAAGGATCAATCAGAGGAAGAAGAGCCTATCAATGATGAAGGGTATGATTTTTCACACGggatgggacgcagaaaagccCATAGATCTGAAGAAGCTGGTTCAACAGGATCTTCATCTGGTGGCCGTAGATTGCCACCACCTgcaccttcctcctcttcaaAAAAATTGCGGTCTCTGTCTGCATTAGATTCCCGCCCGGGTGCTTTGTCAAAGAGAACT GCGGATGACCTAGAGGAAGGAGAAATTGCATTATCAGGGGATTCACATCTGGATCTCCAGCAGTCAGGCAGCTGGAATCATGAACGAGATGATGGTGAGGATGAACAGGTAGTACAGCCAAAAATAAAGCGCAAGCGGAGTATCCGTATTCGTCCAAGACCTAATGCAGAAAAACTGGATGATAGATCCGGTGATGGGACCGTCCCTCAACGTGGTGTTCATCTTGCATTTCAAGGAGATGGTGATTATGATTCACAATTTAAGTCTGAGCAAGCCTTTGCTGATCCTGCTTCCAGGCAGCAAGACACAGTTCATCGGACAGTAAAACAAAAGCGTAACATGCCATCTAGAAAGGCTCCCCCTGCCACTAAGGCTGGGAAAATGACTCAGCTGTCTGGATCTGGTGAGGGATCTGCTGAACATTCTAAGGAAAATTGGAGTAACAAGGTGATAGAATCTGCTGGTCCAAATTCAAGTGGAACAAAGATGTCTGACAGTATGCAAAGAAAG TGCAAGAACGTGATAAACAAGCTTTGGAGGAGGATTGACAAAGAGGGTCATCAAATCATACCAAATATATCTTCTTGGTGGCATAGGAACGAGAATTCCTCATTCAAAGGTTTGGCTAGCAGCACCCTTGATCTACAGAAAATTGAACAACGAGTTGATGGATTTGAGTATGGCGGTGTGAACGAATTCATAGCTGACATGCAGCAGATGCTGAAAAGTGTGGTTCAACATTTCAGCTATAGGCATGAG GTCCGAGTAGAAGCTGAGACCCTCCACAacttatttttcaatataatgaagATTGCCTTTCCGGACTCAGACTTCAGAGAAGCTAAGGGTGCTATGTCATTTTCGAATCCTGGAGGAGGTGCAAGTGGCTCTGCTGCGCAATCAACAAAGCAATCTGCTTCAGGCCAGAAACGTCGTTCAAGCACCAGTGAAGCGGAGCAGCATGGTTCAAGCACTAGCAGACACAATCAGCATGCACCAGTTGGTGAGGTTTCAGGCCGGGCCCACACTTCAAAATCTGAGAAGGACTCCCGGCATTCTGGACCAGGTAGCAGGGAACAGTTCACGGATAGCGCAGGGCTGTTCAGGCACCCTACAGATATGTTCATAGTTAAGAAGAAGAGAGATCGAAGGCCGAGCCTGGGGTCTCCATCCAGTTCAGGCCGAACTGGACCGCTCTCCCCGACCAACGCCGGGCGGATGGGACCCGCGCCATCACCTAGAGGTGCCAGGACGCCCTTCCAAAGAGATCCACACCCTTCTCAGCAGTCTATGCATTCAGCTGGATGGGGTGCTCATTCTGTGCAGCAATCTGATCGTGGGGGGAGTTCATCACCGGGCATTGGAGACATCCAGTGGGCTAAACCTACCAAGAGATCGAGGACTGACAGTGGCAAAAGACGGCCAAGCCAtatgtga